Within Gilvibacter sp. SZ-19, the genomic segment TCCGCCTGCGAACTACCAAAGACACTTATTTTGAGCGTTTCGCCAAGATACAGGGGCATTTACAGCGCGGCGATATTTACGAGACCAACTTTTGTCAGGAGTTCTTTGCAACTGCTGCAGCGCTGGATCCCTGGCAACTATACCAGCAGTTAAACAGGGTAGCGGAAGCGCCGTTCAGCACTTTTGTGCGCTTTAATGAGCATTTTATTATTTCTTCCTCGCCGGAGCGTTATTTACAACGTAAAGGCACTGTGGTGATCTCACAGCCCATTAAAGGCACTGCTAAGCGAGGCAGTGACCCTAAAACAGACGAACTCCACAAGCAACGCCTGCAAGCAGATCCTAAAGAACGCAGTGAGAATATCATGATCACAGATCTGGTGCGCAACGACCTGTCGCAATTGGCTGTTCCTGGTAGCGTGCAGGTCACCGCACTCTGCGAGCTGCATTCGTTTAAGCAAGTGCATCAACTTATAAGTACAGTACAGGCGGAGGTCTTAGCAGAAACCGATTCTGTAGATATAATCAAGGCGACCTTTCCTATGGGGAGTATGACAGGAGCACCTAAAGTAGCGGCCATGCAGATCGCAGAAGAAGTAGAAGACTTTAAACGCGGTGTATACAGCGGTGCGATCGGCTATTTTACCCCAGAAGGTGATTTCGATTTCAATGTGGTTATCCGCAGTATTTTGTACAATGCTGCTCGAAATTATGTCAGCTTTCCCGTTGGTGGTGCCATCACCGCCGCTGCCAACGCTCAAGACGAATACGAAGAATGCCTCTTAAAGGCCAAAGCCATGCGGCAGGTGCTAGAAGGTATTTCTTAGAGAAGCCTTAACAGTTGTATTGATTGGCAAACCCTATCTTTGCGCATGCTCACTACCTTTTCAGCTCAGTTTGGTGAAACCCTCCCCGAAATCAAGGGAGCCAAGGTTCTTATTGCCTGTAGCGGGGGCTTGGACAGTAGCGTGCTCTTATATTTAATGGCACAACAAGATTGTGAGCTATTGGTAGCCCATTGCAATTTTAAATTGCGCGGCGCGGAGAGCGACCAAGATCAGGAGTTTGTTCGAGAGCTAGCTGCTAAGTATAAAGTCGGTTATTTTGAAAAATCCTTTGACACAAAGGCCTTACTAGAGCAAAGCGGGGAATCGCTTCAAATGATGGCCCGTAGGTTGAGATACGATTGGTTCGAGCAGTTGCTCCAAGAGCAGCAAGCGGACTATCTGATGACAGCCCATCATGCCGATGACAATCTGGAGACCTTCTTGATCAATATCAATAGAGCGAGCGGAATTAAAGGCCTTTGTGGGATCCCATCGCATAGCGATAAATTGTTAAGGCCGCTATTGAGTTTTGATCGAGACACCATCAGAGCCTATGCCAACAAGGAAGGGCTTGCTTGGCGAGAAGACAGTTCCAATGCCTCCGATGCCTATTTACGCAACGCTTTGCGTCATCATGTTATTCCTGCATTAAAAGAACAGCTTCCCGATATAGAAAACCAACTTTTACAGACACAAACTTATTTACAGCAAGATTTAAAGCTCTTGGTGAACTTTATCGAACAGCTAAAAGATAAAGTGTGGCAGCCTACTGTTTACGGCATGACAATAGACCTTGCTGCACTCAGTGAAATTGGAGCTGCAGATGCTCTGTTGTTTCATTTGCTGCGTGATTATGGGTTTACAGATTGGAAGGCCATAGGAGAGCTTAAACAAGCCCAAACGGGTAAAAAGGTTTATTCTGCAACGCATCAGCTATTAAAAGATAGAGAGCAGCTGCTTTTATTCAAAAAGGAGATCAGCACTCCAGATGCCTATTTCGAGTTTGAGGTCTTTAGCACCCAAGAGCTACCTGTAGCGCTTCAGTTTAAAAAGGTCAGCAGTTGGTCTAAGCTTGCAAACCACACTATAGTCGTAGATCAGGACCGTTTATCGAGCCCTTTGATTTTGCGAAAATGGCAGCCCGGAGATCGATTTTTTCCCTTGGGAATGCAAGGTTCTAAAAAATTGAGTGACTACTTTACAGACCAGAAGATTTCGGGACCAGAAAAAGAAAAAATATGGCTACTTTGCAGCGGTTCTGAAATCGTTTGGGTTGTTGGCTATCGGGCAGATGATCGATTCAAAGTAACCAAAAACACTAAAAATCTACTCCAAATTTCATGCGCAGCTTCAAGTCATTAATAACTTTACTGGTTTTATTTTTCGCCTTAACTGCTCAGGCTCAGGTCATTGATCCGATCAAGTGGGAGGTAAGTATCAGCGAGCAGCGCGGTGATACCTTAAAGCTTAGCCTAAATGCTGAGATCATAGAAGATTGGTATACCTATGCTTATTATATGGACGAAGGAGGGCCTATTCCCACCGAGATATCATATGAATTTACTGCAGGAGATTATACCATTCTAGACGATGTTGCAGAGAGTGAAGTGATCCGTAAGTTCGATGAGACCTTCGAAATGGAGATAGGTATTCACGAGCAAACCGCAACTTTTACACAGTCTGTTATTCAGCATAAGCAAGGAGCGCCACTAAACATTGTAGTAGACTATCAGTCTTGTAATGCGGAGCGCTGTATATTCGAAAATGCGGTGCTGGCTGTTCCTGTTCCTGGTGGCAGCTCTGTAATTGAAAACCCCGAAGCCACTGAAAAGGACAAGACCCTTAGTGAGGCCCTTAAACTCGATCTGGGAAATGGTCAGTACTTAGAGACAGATCAGGAAGAGAACTCCGGCTGGATGAACTTTTTCTTAGGATTTTTAGGCGGTCTCATCGCACTGCTTACACCCTGTGTTTTTCCTATGATCCCCCTCACGGTCTCCTTTTTCACCAAGGGCAGCGAGGATAAAAGGAAAGGTATTTTCAACGCCGTGCTCTACGGTTTGTTCATTGCGCTTATCTATGTGCTGCTAAGTGTTCCTTTTCACGTTCTGGATTCTATAAACGAAGAGATCCTAAACACCATCTCTACCAATGTAACGCTCAATGTGGTCTTCTTTGTGATCTTTTTGGTCTTTGCCTTTTCCTTGTTTGGATATTTCGAATTGACCCTGCCGAGCTCTTGGGGAACTAAAATGGATCAAAAAGCGACCTCATTAGGCGGCGTGCTGGGTATTTTCTTTATGGCGATAACCCTAGCCATTGTCTCCTTTTCTTGTACCGGACCTATTTTGGGTACGCTCTTGGGGAATTCACTTTCTTCTGATGGAGGCGCCTGGCAATTGACTTATGGTATAGCGGGCTTCGGATTGGCACTGGCCTTGCCATTCGCACTTTTTGCCATGTTCCCGAATTGGTTGAACTCCTTACCCAAAAGCGGCGGGTGGATGACCACAGTAAAAGTGGTTCTCGGATTTTTAGAACTCGGTTTTGCCTTTAAATTTTTAAGTAATGCCGATCTGGTCTCGCATTGGGGAATCCTTAAGCGAGAGATCTTTTTAGGCGTTTGGATACTCTTAAGCTTGGCCCTAGCGGCCTATCTCTTCGGATTCTTTAAGTTTCCTCATGAAGGTAAAAGCAAGCGCAAGGCGATCCCTGTATTGCTCGGGCTCCTGTTCGTGGCTTTTGCGGGCTATATGACCTTAGGCTTGACCAATCCGCCTAAATCCAACCTATCCTTATTGAGTGGTTTTGCACCACCGATGTTTTACAGTGTCTACGACAAAGATATTTCCGATATCCACGGAGAGCACACCTATACAGATTTTGAGCAAGGTGTGGCTGCAGCTCGCAGTTTGAACAAACCACTGATCATAGACTTTACCGGTTGGGCCTGTGTTAATTGCCGCAAGATGGAAGAACAGGTGTGGGTCGAGCCACAAGTCCGAGCATTATTACACGAAGAATATGTGCTTGTTTCTCTTTATGTGGACGATAGAGCGCCCTTAGATGCCTCAGAGCAATTCAATTTTTTACGTCAGGACGGTAGTTTAAAATCAATTCGCAACGTGGGTAATAAATGGGCAACCTTCCAAACGGTGAACTTTAAGAACAACTCTCAGCCATATTATGTTCTTATGGATGCAGACCTAAATCTGCTCAACAGGCCGGTAGGATATACTCCGGACGCGGACGAATTTGCCTCTTGGCTGCAAACCGGGCTGGATAACTTCAATGCTACGAAAGCACCAAAGCCGATCATCGGGAATTAAAAAAGCACTCTGAACCGAAGTACGAGAGTGCTTAGACAAACCTAACTTAGCAAAGACTGAAGCTCTTGAGCTTCAGTTACGTACCTGTGTCTATTAATAAAAATTCATCCCCACAAAAAATTATTAATTGTAACGACAAAAGCACGTTTTCTTAGTTGGTTAAAAATAATATGGGATGGACGCATATCCTATACGTACTTCCACGTATTTTTTCACCTCCATTAATATAAGCATTTCCGCCAATTTTTTGGTATTTTCACGTCATATGAAGCGCTTCTTGCTATTCACGGGATTCTTCTGCTTGCTCCAATGCATGGTCTATGCACAGGAACTCCCTCCCATAAAGGCATATACTTCAAAGAACTATCAGGCTGGAAATCAGAATTGGGGCATAAGCCAAGATTCCAACAAGAATATGTTCTTTGCCAACAATGAGGGCTTGCTTCATTTTGACGGCAACAACTGGAAGCTTTACAATTCACCCAATAAGACGATAATGCGTTCGGTACTGGCTGTAGGTGAACGTATCTATACCGGTTGTTATATGGAGTTTGGATTTTGGGAAAAGAATCCTGCTGGGGCCTACCAATACACTTCTTTGAGTCAGGACATAGCTGGGCGTTTAGTAGAAGACGAACAATTCTGGAGTATTCAGCAGGTGGACGACCTGGTCCTGTTTCAATCCTTAGATAGAATTTATATCTACGATACGGTCAATACCACTATAGAGACAGTTCCAACTCCTGGAATCTTTAAGATGTTCAGACAAGGGAACACTTTTTATTTCCAAGACAATGATTTGACCTTTTACCGTATTGATGAGCAATTAGCACAGCGCACGGGAGATCTATCAGATTTTAATAGCGATCGGGTAGTGGCGCTATTTCCGACAAGTACAGGCACCTTATTGCTCAGTCAGACCTCTGGGTTTTACAGGTTAACCCCTAACGGCTATGAGCCTTGGCAAACGGCCTTAGACGACATGGCCACCGATTTGAGAGTCTACGCAGCAATTCAACTAGAGAATGGAAATTTTGCTGTGGGTACTGTGGCTTATGGCCTAATGATCTTAAACAGCGAAGGGCAATTGATCGCTCAATTTAATCAGCGCAATGGCCTGTCAAATAACACCGTACTGGCACTTTATGAAGATGCCGATAACAACTTATGGGCGGGCTTGGACAATGGAATAGATGTATTAAATCTCAATGCTCCATTAAAGATCTATACAGATGTAAATGGAACCATTGGCAGTGTTTACACGGCAGTTGAACATCAGGGAATGATGTATTTGGGTACTAACCAGGGGCTGTTCTATCGCGATCTTAATGGTTCGGCGGAGTTTAAACGCATCGATGGCACTAATGGCCAGGTTTGGGAGTTAAAACTAATCGATGGCAATTTGTTCTGCGCTCATAACGATGGCACCATGATAGTCAAGGGCAGTACAGCTACGCTTTTATCTGACCACTCTGGTAGCTGGACCTTTTTGGCTGTTCGAGACGATCCAGATCGTATTCTGGTCGGTAATTATCAAGGAATAAGCCTTTTAAAGCGCAATAAAGGCAACTGGGAGTTCGATGGCGCAATAGAAGATTTTCAATACTCCTCTCGATTTTTGTATTACGATGCCGATGGCACAGTATGGATGAATCATGAGTACAAAGGGGTTTTTCAACTGGAACTAGATCTGGAAAACAAACGACTACTCAATATTAGTCGAGAGGATGATTTACCACTTGGAAAGAATTCAGGCTTGGTACGTTATAAAGACCGTTTGGTCTACGCTGCAGAATCCGGAGTATTTGTAAAAGAACCAGGCCAAGAATTTAAATTAGACAGTCTGTTATCTGCCGCATATCAGAAAGACGATCAATACGTAACGGGCCAATTGGATGTAGACGAGCAACAGAACCTTTGGTTATTTGGAGCTAATCAGATCAAGATCTACGGCCCCAGTTCATTCGGGCGTTCCATAGTCATGAAGAACATTGCCTTGTCAGAAGACATAAGAAATCAAGTGATAGGATATGAAGAGGTAGGTATTACAGCAGACGGACACTATATACTCGGTACAACCACCGGATACCTTATGCTAGATGTAGAAGGCTTCTCGCCCAAAGTGAATGTGGTACATATTGGTGCGGGTAATATGACCAGTGAACGCGGCGAGGAAAGAGCCATCACACAGTCCGAAGAGGAGTTCAGTTCAAACTTCAACAGTTTACATTTAGCACTCCATACGCCGAATTACGATACCTATCTCAGTAAGGAATTCCGCTATCGCTTAATCGATTTTAGGAAACAATGGAGCCCTTGGAGCAAGGACAATACGGTGATCTTTGAGAATTTGCCTCCAGGAACCTATACTTTAGAAGCTCAGTCTCGTGTAGGGTTAAACCCATCTTCCAATACGGCCACTTGGGAATTTACCATTGCAAAACCTTGGTACGCTTCCAATTGGGCAGTTGGCTGCTATGTCGTATTAGGCTTGCTGAGCATGCTTTTTATAAATGAAGTTTACAGACGCCGCTATAAAAAACAACGCAAGAAAATAGAGGAGGACAATCAGCGGAAGCTAGAAATGGAGCGCCTAAAGAATGAAAAACAGAGCATCGCTCTGCGCAATGCGAATTTGGAGCGCGATATGGCGAGCAAGAACCAAGAGTTAGCCATTGCAACTATGGGTATGGCACGTAAGAATGAGGCTTTACAGGGAATCAAGAAAGATCTCGACAAAATAGACGAGAAAGATGCCAGACAAGCCC encodes:
- the pabB gene encoding aminodeoxychorismate synthase component I; protein product: MRKSYQFTVSDPAKFKQQLFMWSRSFEQLVILDSNAHLSAHSAFDTAFALGARAAIKCQAGEAFAALQAFRASHPDWMFGYLGYDLKNELEDLDSQNHDGLRFPDLHFVVPEKLIILKEDSCTFWYPQELADQASSDKETIEAIVLSLQTEKVDKEPLKIRLRTTKDTYFERFAKIQGHLQRGDIYETNFCQEFFATAAALDPWQLYQQLNRVAEAPFSTFVRFNEHFIISSSPERYLQRKGTVVISQPIKGTAKRGSDPKTDELHKQRLQADPKERSENIMITDLVRNDLSQLAVPGSVQVTALCELHSFKQVHQLISTVQAEVLAETDSVDIIKATFPMGSMTGAPKVAAMQIAEEVEDFKRGVYSGAIGYFTPEGDFDFNVVIRSILYNAARNYVSFPVGGAITAAANAQDEYEECLLKAKAMRQVLEGIS
- the tilS gene encoding tRNA lysidine(34) synthetase TilS; translation: MLTTFSAQFGETLPEIKGAKVLIACSGGLDSSVLLYLMAQQDCELLVAHCNFKLRGAESDQDQEFVRELAAKYKVGYFEKSFDTKALLEQSGESLQMMARRLRYDWFEQLLQEQQADYLMTAHHADDNLETFLININRASGIKGLCGIPSHSDKLLRPLLSFDRDTIRAYANKEGLAWREDSSNASDAYLRNALRHHVIPALKEQLPDIENQLLQTQTYLQQDLKLLVNFIEQLKDKVWQPTVYGMTIDLAALSEIGAADALLFHLLRDYGFTDWKAIGELKQAQTGKKVYSATHQLLKDREQLLLFKKEISTPDAYFEFEVFSTQELPVALQFKKVSSWSKLANHTIVVDQDRLSSPLILRKWQPGDRFFPLGMQGSKKLSDYFTDQKISGPEKEKIWLLCSGSEIVWVVGYRADDRFKVTKNTKNLLQISCAASSH
- a CDS encoding thioredoxin family protein, yielding MRSFKSLITLLVLFFALTAQAQVIDPIKWEVSISEQRGDTLKLSLNAEIIEDWYTYAYYMDEGGPIPTEISYEFTAGDYTILDDVAESEVIRKFDETFEMEIGIHEQTATFTQSVIQHKQGAPLNIVVDYQSCNAERCIFENAVLAVPVPGGSSVIENPEATEKDKTLSEALKLDLGNGQYLETDQEENSGWMNFFLGFLGGLIALLTPCVFPMIPLTVSFFTKGSEDKRKGIFNAVLYGLFIALIYVLLSVPFHVLDSINEEILNTISTNVTLNVVFFVIFLVFAFSLFGYFELTLPSSWGTKMDQKATSLGGVLGIFFMAITLAIVSFSCTGPILGTLLGNSLSSDGGAWQLTYGIAGFGLALALPFALFAMFPNWLNSLPKSGGWMTTVKVVLGFLELGFAFKFLSNADLVSHWGILKREIFLGVWILLSLALAAYLFGFFKFPHEGKSKRKAIPVLLGLLFVAFAGYMTLGLTNPPKSNLSLLSGFAPPMFYSVYDKDISDIHGEHTYTDFEQGVAAARSLNKPLIIDFTGWACVNCRKMEEQVWVEPQVRALLHEEYVLVSLYVDDRAPLDASEQFNFLRQDGSLKSIRNVGNKWATFQTVNFKNNSQPYYVLMDADLNLLNRPVGYTPDADEFASWLQTGLDNFNATKAPKPIIGN
- a CDS encoding triple tyrosine motif-containing protein, whose amino-acid sequence is MKRFLLFTGFFCLLQCMVYAQELPPIKAYTSKNYQAGNQNWGISQDSNKNMFFANNEGLLHFDGNNWKLYNSPNKTIMRSVLAVGERIYTGCYMEFGFWEKNPAGAYQYTSLSQDIAGRLVEDEQFWSIQQVDDLVLFQSLDRIYIYDTVNTTIETVPTPGIFKMFRQGNTFYFQDNDLTFYRIDEQLAQRTGDLSDFNSDRVVALFPTSTGTLLLSQTSGFYRLTPNGYEPWQTALDDMATDLRVYAAIQLENGNFAVGTVAYGLMILNSEGQLIAQFNQRNGLSNNTVLALYEDADNNLWAGLDNGIDVLNLNAPLKIYTDVNGTIGSVYTAVEHQGMMYLGTNQGLFYRDLNGSAEFKRIDGTNGQVWELKLIDGNLFCAHNDGTMIVKGSTATLLSDHSGSWTFLAVRDDPDRILVGNYQGISLLKRNKGNWEFDGAIEDFQYSSRFLYYDADGTVWMNHEYKGVFQLELDLENKRLLNISREDDLPLGKNSGLVRYKDRLVYAAESGVFVKEPGQEFKLDSLLSAAYQKDDQYVTGQLDVDEQQNLWLFGANQIKIYGPSSFGRSIVMKNIALSEDIRNQVIGYEEVGITADGHYILGTTTGYLMLDVEGFSPKVNVVHIGAGNMTSERGEERAITQSEEEFSSNFNSLHLALHTPNYDTYLSKEFRYRLIDFRKQWSPWSKDNTVIFENLPPGTYTLEAQSRVGLNPSSNTATWEFTIAKPWYASNWAVGCYVVLGLLSMLFINEVYRRRYKKQRKKIEEDNQRKLEMERLKNEKQSIALRNANLERDMASKNQELAIATMGMARKNEALQGIKKDLDKIDEKDARQALKHVRSIIENNLNDSSDWELLQKAFNNVDKDFIKELKTKYPKLTPNDLKLCTYLRLNLSSKEIAPLLNISVRSVEISRYRLRKKMGLPTEINLVDHILSI